In Roseisolibacter agri, a genomic segment contains:
- a CDS encoding ribonuclease H family protein, with product MSAAFPVVAVYADESCLGNGKAGDTPGGGGGLLEWRHPKSGEILRWDYWFAEPDTTNNRMALRSVIEAFRGLSRKGHTFSVVFTSDSKYIVDGMTSWVPGWMSRGWTRKTGPIENLQLWQEAVESLGPHEREWRWVRGHNGHPQNEYANHLATRAAAEQTQSGGLVPSEFDAWIAAQRAKGTVKTALEPFPDPAAVRPAPPFPRVPAGR from the coding sequence GTGAGCGCGGCGTTCCCCGTCGTCGCGGTGTACGCCGACGAGTCCTGCCTGGGCAACGGCAAGGCCGGCGACACGCCCGGTGGCGGCGGCGGGCTGCTCGAGTGGCGCCATCCGAAGAGCGGCGAGATCCTGCGCTGGGACTACTGGTTCGCCGAGCCCGACACGACGAACAACCGCATGGCGCTGCGCTCGGTCATCGAGGCGTTCCGCGGGCTGTCGCGGAAGGGGCACACGTTCAGCGTCGTCTTCACGAGCGACTCGAAGTACATCGTCGACGGGATGACGTCGTGGGTGCCCGGCTGGATGTCGCGCGGCTGGACCCGCAAGACGGGCCCGATCGAGAACCTCCAGCTCTGGCAGGAGGCGGTGGAGTCGCTCGGCCCGCACGAGCGCGAGTGGCGCTGGGTGCGCGGCCACAACGGCCATCCGCAGAACGAGTACGCCAACCACCTGGCGACGCGCGCGGCGGCCGAGCAGACGCAGTCGGGCGGGCTGGTGCCGTCGGAGTTCGACGCGTGGATCGCGGCGCAGCGCGCCAAGGGGACGGTGAAGACGGCGCTCGAGCCCTTCCCCGACCCGGCGGCCGTGCGCCCCGCACCGCCCTTCCCGCGGGTCCCGGCCGGGCGCTGA
- a CDS encoding 3-hydroxyacyl-CoA dehydrogenase family protein: MTQIRSVAVLGGGMMGSGIAHVCAAAGFETVVREVTAAMGQRAQQAVERSLARAVERGKLAADARDAALARLRYTTELDALAQCDLVIEAVVEDLEVKNRAWRELDAICRPDAIFATNTSSLTVAAMAAVTARADRVVGLHFFNPVPVMRLVEVVRTVTTSDATVAEAFAFARAIGKEPIAAKDVSGFVVNLLLVPYLFDAITQLERGIASVHDLDVGMKLGAGHPMGPLELCDFVGLDTLQRIGEIMFAEYRERRYAPPPLLRRMVLAGMHGRKSGRGFYDYTQDPPKPSALGL, translated from the coding sequence ATGACGCAGATCCGATCCGTCGCCGTGCTGGGCGGCGGCATGATGGGCAGCGGGATCGCGCACGTCTGCGCGGCCGCCGGCTTCGAGACCGTGGTGCGCGAGGTCACCGCCGCGATGGGCCAGCGCGCGCAGCAGGCGGTGGAGCGCTCGCTGGCGCGCGCGGTGGAGCGCGGCAAGCTCGCGGCCGACGCGCGCGACGCGGCGCTGGCGCGCCTGCGCTACACGACGGAGCTCGACGCGCTGGCGCAGTGCGACCTCGTGATCGAGGCGGTGGTGGAGGACCTCGAGGTCAAGAACCGCGCGTGGCGCGAGCTGGACGCGATCTGCCGGCCGGACGCGATCTTCGCCACCAACACGTCGAGTCTCACGGTCGCGGCGATGGCCGCGGTGACCGCGCGCGCCGACCGCGTGGTGGGGCTGCACTTCTTCAACCCGGTGCCGGTGATGCGCCTGGTGGAGGTCGTGCGCACGGTGACGACGAGCGACGCGACGGTGGCGGAGGCGTTCGCGTTCGCGCGGGCGATCGGGAAGGAGCCGATCGCGGCGAAGGACGTCTCGGGGTTCGTCGTGAACCTGCTGCTGGTCCCCTACCTGTTCGACGCGATCACGCAGCTCGAGCGCGGGATCGCGAGCGTGCACGATCTGGACGTCGGCATGAAGCTCGGCGCCGGCCACCCGATGGGGCCCCTGGAGCTGTGCGACTTCGTGGGCCTCGACACGCTCCAGCGGATCGGCGAGATCATGTTCGCCGAGTACCGCGAGCGCCGGTACGCGCCGCCGCCGCTGCTGCGCCGCATGGTGCTGGCGGGGATGCACGGCAGGAAGTCGGGCCGCGGGTTCTACGACTACACGCAGGATCCCCCGAAGCCCAGCGCGCTCGGGCTCTGA
- a CDS encoding ArgE/DapE family deacylase: MTVPFADALSLTRALVRIDSRNPDLVPGAPGERDAAALLADVLRGWGFTVEVQEAAPGRPNVLARLGRAEAGAGTLMLNGHLDVVGTEGMTHAPFDAEERDGRLYGRGSTDMKAGIAAMCAAAARAHAAGALRGEVLVAAVADEEYESVGTRALVASLRERGARVDGAIVTEPTRLAIMPAHRGFAWYTATVHGRAAHGSRYDLGIDAIRHAGLLLAELDVLDVDELPRRAPHALLGRGSLHASLIEGGIGLTTYPDRCVLRLERRTIPGESAQGAQREIEEAAARVRARRPDFRADVALDFAQPPSDVPTDAPLVRALDAALRAAGEAAPVAGMSAWTDAALLNEAGIPAICFGPGDIGLAHAAEEYVEIGEIGRATDVMQGLVSSWCS, translated from the coding sequence ATGACTGTCCCTTTCGCCGACGCGCTGTCGCTGACCCGCGCCCTCGTCCGCATCGACTCGCGCAACCCCGACCTCGTGCCGGGCGCGCCGGGCGAGCGCGACGCCGCGGCGCTGCTGGCCGACGTGCTGCGCGGGTGGGGGTTCACGGTCGAGGTGCAGGAGGCGGCGCCCGGACGGCCCAACGTGCTGGCGCGGCTGGGGCGCGCGGAAGCCGGCGCGGGCACGCTGATGCTGAACGGCCACCTCGACGTCGTCGGCACGGAGGGGATGACGCACGCGCCGTTCGACGCCGAGGAGCGCGACGGCCGCCTGTACGGCCGCGGGTCGACGGACATGAAGGCCGGCATCGCGGCGATGTGCGCGGCGGCCGCGCGTGCGCACGCGGCAGGCGCGCTGCGCGGCGAGGTGCTGGTGGCCGCGGTCGCGGACGAGGAGTACGAGAGCGTCGGCACGCGCGCGCTGGTGGCGTCGCTGCGCGAGCGCGGCGCGCGCGTGGACGGCGCGATCGTCACGGAGCCGACGCGGCTCGCGATCATGCCCGCGCACCGCGGCTTCGCGTGGTACACGGCGACGGTGCACGGCCGCGCGGCGCACGGCAGCCGCTACGACCTCGGCATCGACGCGATCCGGCACGCGGGGCTGCTGCTGGCGGAGCTGGACGTGCTGGACGTCGACGAGCTGCCGCGCCGCGCGCCGCACGCGCTGCTGGGCCGCGGCTCGCTGCACGCGTCGCTGATCGAGGGCGGCATCGGGCTGACGACGTATCCCGACCGCTGCGTGCTCCGACTGGAGCGGCGCACGATCCCTGGCGAGAGCGCGCAGGGCGCGCAGCGCGAGATCGAGGAGGCCGCGGCGCGCGTGCGTGCGCGCCGTCCCGACTTCCGCGCCGACGTCGCGCTCGACTTCGCGCAGCCGCCGAGCGACGTGCCGACGGACGCGCCGCTGGTGCGGGCGCTGGACGCGGCGCTGCGCGCGGCGGGCGAGGCGGCGCCGGTGGCCGGCATGAGCGCGTGGACCGACGCCGCGCTGCTGAACGAGGCCGGCATTCCCGCGATCTGCTTCGGCCCCGGCGACATCGGGCTCGCGCACGCGGCGGAGGAGTACGTGGAGATCGGGGAGATCGGGCGGGCCACCGACGTCATGCAGGGGCTCGTCTCCAGCTGGTGCTCCTGA
- a CDS encoding zinc ribbon domain-containing protein — protein MDDLDRLYRLLVDTLRAEAPHLLRQRFTVGDLAQQLVPYRLHRRTLGFDSIQQYEHALLRLVSGERGYLASEAVVRDAARQALSGPQPDADALRRFADAPAALAPEPLRAILGDLPPDQASQPAAQHAPSPAPTPSMPAMPASSHLAGTPAAASLPADRPVAHAPAPVSDQPPPMPFPTRPATPVVGGRCPYCGQALPEGRAVTFCPYCGQNVTVVRCPACSTELEAGWRFCVTCGRAMDGAGAGPAG, from the coding sequence ATGGACGACCTCGACCGGCTGTACCGCCTCCTCGTCGACACGCTGCGCGCTGAGGCGCCGCACCTGCTCCGCCAGCGCTTCACCGTCGGCGACCTGGCCCAGCAGCTCGTGCCGTACCGGCTGCACCGCCGCACGCTGGGCTTCGACTCGATCCAGCAGTACGAGCACGCACTGCTGCGGCTGGTGAGCGGCGAGCGTGGCTACCTGGCGTCCGAGGCCGTCGTGCGGGATGCCGCCCGCCAGGCGCTGAGCGGCCCGCAGCCCGACGCGGACGCGCTCCGCCGCTTCGCCGACGCGCCGGCCGCCCTCGCGCCCGAGCCGCTCCGCGCGATCCTCGGCGACCTGCCGCCGGACCAGGCGTCGCAGCCCGCAGCGCAGCACGCGCCATCGCCCGCGCCCACACCGTCGATGCCGGCCATGCCGGCGTCGTCCCACTTGGCCGGCACGCCCGCGGCCGCTAGCCTCCCCGCCGACCGTCCGGTCGCCCACGCGCCGGCGCCGGTCAGCGACCAGCCGCCTCCGATGCCCTTCCCCACCCGCCCAGCCACACCCGTCGTCGGCGGCCGCTGCCCGTACTGCGGGCAGGCGCTGCCCGAGGGTCGCGCGGTCACCTTCTGCCCGTACTGCGGCCAGAACGTGACCGTTGTCCGCTGCCCCGCCTGCAGCACGGAGCTGGAGGCCGGCTGGCGCTTCTGCGTGACCTGCGGGCGGGCGATGGACGGGGCCGGCGCCGGCCCTGCGGGCTGA
- a CDS encoding c-type cytochrome, whose amino-acid sequence MARGGSGRGSPARKPARGGRRGGRGGGSRWPVVVTTLLVLAVGGAFAAAWLGLVPGVQLREIAAPKDSLATAGSDAPLVSDSVALADSLTADSTLASADPGDDALPVPAADSAAGDALFRGVGRCAGCHGAAGEGVDGLGPDLRDEAWLHGGTRREIQAVIARGAPAPRGGFTVMMPAYGGQLDATQLAQLTAYVWTLSRPGAVLPDSAPALPLPPP is encoded by the coding sequence ATGGCCCGCGGGGGGAGCGGACGCGGCAGCCCGGCCCGGAAGCCCGCGCGCGGTGGCCGGCGCGGCGGTCGTGGCGGCGGCTCGCGCTGGCCGGTCGTCGTCACGACGCTGCTCGTGCTCGCGGTTGGCGGAGCGTTCGCGGCGGCGTGGCTGGGGCTCGTGCCGGGCGTGCAGCTGCGGGAGATCGCGGCGCCGAAGGACAGCCTGGCGACGGCCGGCTCCGACGCGCCGCTCGTGTCCGACTCCGTCGCGCTGGCCGACAGCCTCACGGCCGACTCGACGCTGGCGTCCGCGGACCCGGGCGACGACGCGCTGCCCGTGCCAGCCGCCGACTCCGCCGCCGGCGACGCGCTCTTCCGCGGCGTCGGACGGTGCGCGGGCTGCCATGGCGCCGCGGGCGAGGGCGTGGACGGCCTCGGCCCGGACCTCCGCGACGAGGCCTGGCTGCACGGCGGCACCCGCCGCGAGATCCAGGCGGTCATCGCCCGCGGCGCGCCGGCCCCGCGCGGCGGCTTCACGGTGATGATGCCCGCCTACGGCGGCCAGCTGGACGCGACGCAGCTGGCGCAGCTCACGGCCTACGTGTGGACGCTCTCGCGCCCCGGCGCCGTGCTGCCCGACAGCGCGCCGGCCCTGCCGCTGCCGCCGCCCTGA